The nucleotide window CATGACTGCGAGTTCTCCAGGAGAACAAATGCTGGTAATGtacagttcaaacacacactgtttttcacacagaataaactaaagcccatcacttcctcatcacctaaacacactgttcatttagattttacttACGGCAGCCAAACGGCTCATTTTGTAAACCCCTTGATCACTTACTCTGTCTTTAAGGGAACTAAAtgaagaggaatgaatgaaaagtggtaTCCAATCTGTGATATTATTGGGGACCTGATTATGGTTCAGAACAATCTATAAAACATAACTGACTACTAAAATCAGATTGTCAAAATGTCCATATAGAGGAGTATGAGCGCAACTGGCAACCGCTCTAAAAGGCCACAGCTCTGATTTGATTAaacagagtgaaggttattcatGAAGTATATCAGAATTGTACAAATCAATTAAACTACTTACTCTATGAactctatttaaacaaaatcattaCTGAGTTTGGACCAAAATGATATCTGTATGCTAATGTGTGCTAATCAGGAAATACGTTCTACCTACCTTTCCTAGCCTGACTTTAAAATCCCACCCCTGTCTGGCCTGCACTTCCTCCCTCACTCTGCCCTGTCTTTCCCTCCTGCATTGCCTGAGTTTCTCTCACCCACATTACTTCACCTACATTACCATACCTAACTGTGCTATATGTAATGAGGCACACAGGGACAAGGTAGAGACTTGGAGGTTGTTCGATGTAGTTGTGGGAAAGGTCAGGGGTCATGTGTGTACCCTGGTGCTTTGAATTTGTCCCTGTGTGTCCTTTTATAGCTGCAAGTTTCAAATACTGTTTACGTTAACCTTCAAATAGCTTTagcatttttgtgatttttatgcGAAACGTATATGTTGTTTGTGTAACAGTATTATTACAGTGCTCAGGTACATGTGGTGCCTCCTCAGCAGTTCTCAGTCCATCTCACAGGATTCAATACATGCTACACTCTACTCCCTGAACCTACTACCCCAACAAATGGTAAGTTCATCATGCCTTTCCAGTCATCCTTACAAAAAGCCTGGTTTTCTTGTAGGATGTTATGATCCTCACAGCTTACATGTTGGTCTTTAATTGAAACTGATACTGTTCTTATTAGTGTCTGCTGCAGGGATGTTCTACTATAATGATCAGGCCGTGTACAACCAGACTCCATTCCCAATGGTCCCTCCACTGCAGCAACACCCATCTaccaagaggaagaggaaaactGTGCGTGTGCTTACTCTTTGTTTCAATACTGGTGCATTTACTGAGTAAtgaacctatttatctctgatcaTGTGCTATTTATTTCCCATTAAGATCGTTGTCCGAGATCCTAACCAGGACAACAAGGACATCATGGAGGAGATCATATCAGAAGCTGGCAGGAGTCGGAAGCCCACTCTGCCAGTGGGAAATGTCTTTTCCGTCCCTATGCCTCTGCAGGTAACAGTCACACACGCATTCATAGAGGAAGCAGATTCTTCTGGCTAATAGCTCACCAGCCTTCCTCCTTATATTTACCTGTATTACCATTTCCCTTTTCCACTATTTTTTACTCATGTGTGCAATCTGTTCTTCCTAATTCTGATTATCCTCACACTTT belongs to Silurus meridionalis isolate SWU-2019-XX chromosome 4, ASM1480568v1, whole genome shotgun sequence and includes:
- the LOC124384625 gene encoding eukaryotic translation initiation factor 4 gamma 3-like isoform X2, coding for MSTLPETKYWVTYVPVVVNMTASSPGEQMLYYYSAQVHVVPPQQFSVHLTGFNTCYTLLPEPTTPTNGMFYYNDQAVYNQTPFPMVPPLQQHPSTKRKRKTIVVRDPNQDNKDIMEEIISEAGRSRKPTLPVGNVFSVPMPLQLPADDKIYLGSNFGGRRLNWKNGCDGETSARATSGASVKLDAVPDSTTNKLRYQRRKWRNALNPLLRSFYT
- the LOC124384625 gene encoding eukaryotic translation initiation factor 4 gamma 3-like isoform X1 — protein: MSTLPETKYWVTYVPVVVNMTASSPGEQMLYYYSAQVHVVPPQQFSVHLTGFNTCYTLLPEPTTPTNVSAAGMFYYNDQAVYNQTPFPMVPPLQQHPSTKRKRKTIVVRDPNQDNKDIMEEIISEAGRSRKPTLPVGNVFSVPMPLQLPADDKIYLGSNFGGRRLNWKNGCDGETSARATSGASVKLDAVPDSTTNKLRYQRRKWRNALNPLLRSFYT
- the LOC124384625 gene encoding eukaryotic translation initiation factor 4 gamma 3-like isoform X3; this encodes MTASSPGEQMLYYYSAQVHVVPPQQFSVHLTGFNTCYTLLPEPTTPTNVSAAGMFYYNDQAVYNQTPFPMVPPLQQHPSTKRKRKTIVVRDPNQDNKDIMEEIISEAGRSRKPTLPVGNVFSVPMPLQLPADDKIYLGSNFGGRRLNWKNGCDGETSARATSGASVKLDAVPDSTTNKLRYQRRKWRNALNPLLRSFYT